One genomic region from Candidatus Bathyarchaeia archaeon encodes:
- a CDS encoding winged helix-turn-helix domain-containing protein gives MAGYGGGRRRRSRVEVIAELLSAALDGANKTRLMYRCNLNFGRFNRYLRELLDAGLLERVAANPEAGLVLYRTTDKGRELLKILQKAGEFLSV, from the coding sequence ATGGCGGGGTATGGAGGGGGTAGGCGTAGGCGGAGTCGGGTTGAGGTTATTGCTGAGCTTTTGAGTGCGGCTTTGGATGGCGCCAACAAGACTAGGCTTATGTATCGTTGTAATTTGAATTTTGGGCGTTTTAACCGTTATTTGAGGGAGTTGTTGGATGCTGGTTTGCTGGAGCGGGTGGCTGCTAATCCGGAGGCTGGGCTGGTTTTGTATAGGACTACTGATAAGGGGCGTGAGCTTCTAAAGATTTTGCAGAAGGCTGGCGAATTCCTATCCGTTTAG